One Raphanus sativus cultivar WK10039 unplaced genomic scaffold, ASM80110v3 Scaffold0973, whole genome shotgun sequence DNA segment encodes these proteins:
- the LOC108844518 gene encoding actin-depolymerizing factor 12-like — MANAASGMAVVDECKLKFLELKAKRNYRFIIFRIDGQQVVVEKLGSPEENYDDFSNSLPANECRYAVYDFDFTTVENCQKSKIFFIAWSPDSSSVRMKMVYASSKDRFKRELDGIQVELQATDPSEMSFDIIKSRAL; from the exons ATG GCGAACGCAGCGTCGGGAATGGCGGTGGTAGACGAATGTAAGCTCAAGTTTTTGGAGCTAAAAGCGAAAAGAAACTATAGGTTCATAATATTCAGGATAGATGGACAACAAGTGGTGGTCGAAAAACTTGGAAGTCCCGAGGAGAACTACGACGATTTCTCCAATTCTCTTCCGGCCAACGAGTGCCGCTATGCCGTCTATGACTTCGACTTCACCACTGTTGAGAATTGCCAGAAGAGCAAAATCTTCTTCATAGCATG GTCACCGGATTCTTCGAGTGTGAGGATGAAGATGGTGTATGCCAGCTCAAAGGACAGGTTCAAGAGAGAATTAGATGGTATTCAGGTGGAATTACAAGCCACGGATCCGAGTGAGATGAGTTTTGACATCATCAAAAGTCGTGCTCTCTAG
- the LOC130494406 gene encoding LOW QUALITY PROTEIN: uncharacterized protein C683.02c-like (The sequence of the model RefSeq protein was modified relative to this genomic sequence to represent the inferred CDS: deleted 2 bases in 2 codons), which yields MVSQRQRLARKRYKEAHPEQFPKPEPTPPKDPTKKKKKKSLFKKKKPSSSSTDRRSSSSTRHPLRVPGMKPGEGCYICKSKTHIAKLCPEKSEWEKNKICLQCRRRGHSLKNCPDKSDESSFEKKLCYNCGDTGHSLSHCPNPLVDGGTKFASCFICKGQGHISKNCPQNKHGVYPMGGCCKVCGSVAHLVKDCPDKLERDSAPAKRPRFDATPRGKLTKFSGDDLEDDFYEEPKSSKNMKTSDATATDDFDQRSIPEKKQGPKVVNFFG from the exons ATGGTGAGCCAAAGACAAAGACTTGCGCGTAAGAGGTACAAGGAAGCTCACCCGGAGCAGTTTCCAAAACCAGAGCCAACGCCTCCAAAGGATccaaccaagaagaag aaaaagaagagcttgttcaagaaaaagaaaccTAGCTCTTCCTCCACGGACAGAAGAAGCTCCTCCTCCACGAGGCATCCTCTCCGTGTCCCTGGTATGAAACCTGGGGAAGGCTGTTATATCTGCAAGTCCAAAACTCATATCGCTAAGCTCTGCCCCGAGAAGTCTGAGTGGGAGAAAAACAAG ATATGCTTGCAATGCAGAAGGCGAGGGCATAGT TTAAAAAACTGTCCGGACAAGAGCGATGAGAGCAGCTTCGAGAAGAAGCTGTGTTACAACTGTGGAGATACTGGCCATTCACTTTCTCATTGTCCTAATCCTTTGGTAGATG GAGGGACGAAGTTTGCAAGTTGTTTCATATGCAAGGGACAAGGGCACATAAGTAAGAACTGCCCTCAAAACAAGCATGGAGTCTACCCCATG gGTGGGTGTTGTAAAGTGTGTGGTAGTGTGGCTCATCTCGTCAAAGACTGCCCTGATAAACTCGAGAGAGACTCTGCTCCAGCTAAGAGACCAA GGTTCGATGCTACACCAAGAGGCAAACTCACTAAGTTCAGTGGGGACGATCTTGAGGACGATTTCTATGAAGAGCCTAAAAGCAGCAAGAATATGAAGACCTCTGATGCTACTGCAACTGATGATTTTGATCAAAGGAGCATCCCGGAAAAGAAACAAGGTCCAAAGGTTGTCAATTTCTTTGGATGA